Genomic segment of Salvelinus sp. IW2-2015 unplaced genomic scaffold, ASM291031v2 Un_scaffold1829, whole genome shotgun sequence:
TGCAAGCGGCCGCACTACTAAGGGGAATCTCAGTAGTGTAGCTAGACTTGTTCTCCTCCTTGTCCTTCTTCCTCTGCTGTGTCCTGAAAAAGGTGCAAGGCTTTGTTCCAGCCGGTTCGAGGGCATGAAATCTGTGATGCGTTGTGGGTAAAGTAGTTAATTATGATGTAAGGTGATTTGTTGATCAGTCAGTAGGCAGTCGCCTACAATGTTGAACAAGCCCAAAGCCAAAAGTGTCTGACAATGATTTCACCTAACCAGTGTTTTCAGGTCAGTGCAGACAAAGGAAAAGACCCATGCCACCCTTTGCTATTGTGAGAGATTGGTAAACTgcatcttctcccctctcttgcaGTGACAGTTGCTGATTTCGCCAATGCCGACCCAGCCGTAGTAAAGTCAGGGAGGGTAAAAAAGGCAGTTGCCAATGCAATTGAAAAAGAAGGTAAGAGCGTCATTCAAAATGTTTCCATTTGTTCTACAGACATTGTGTTTAATCGATAAGCCACCTTATTGTGCTTACTAACTTCACACTGTTTGTCCTGCAGTGAAGATGTTGTGTGGGCTAGAGGGGTCGCAGGGTTCCGTACAGGAGGTGTTCTCGTCAGCGTCCACCCTCACCGGAGACACCCTGGAGAGTAGCGACGACCTCGACCtcggggaggatggagagaacgAGGCCAAACAGGCCCGCAAGAAGAAAAACAAGAGGAGGAAAGGTACACTTCACCTCCGTCTCTAGTCATGCGTTGGAAGAGAGTTGAGGACTGTGTTTCATTCCAGAGGGTTGCTCCCGTTCCCCTGTACTCGTTCATGCTCCTTCACAGATATTATACAGTGCAACTGGGTAGGTAATTGCAATAGGCTGTAAACTAGGCCATCTTTTCTTTCACCTATCCAGTCGTCTCAGATCTGTAAGGGGAAGTGAACAAAGACAGATGTGTGTGAACAACCTTCCTGACTATAACAGCCCGTTGTTTGATTGTCTGTTTTCCCAGAGTGCAGTGAGTGCAGTGATGGGGAGGACTACACAGTGGATATCTGGCTGGTGCTGGCTTCCTATATCCGTCCAGAGGATGTGTGTACATTTGCTCTGATCTGCAGAAACGCCTGGACCGTCACCTGCACTGCTGCCTTCTGGACCAGACTATACAGGAGGTAGGGATAGACCCTCTCATTCCCACAACCTATTTTCTAGGTGGCCTCCCACGGCTCTTGATATGACTTGAATCCTGGGAAGTCAGATTCACATTGCCCTTGAAAATTGGCACCTGAGCGAGTTGTACCCTTCTTATTTACATATGCTGTTTCCCCGCCTCTCTCTATGCTCTCACTTtcacctccctttctctttctccatcattctttctttctcccccccatAGACACTACAGTCTGGATACTCACCTGCCGTTCCGTCTGCAGCCAGACTCCATAGCCAGGAAGCGTTGTCTACGGGCTCGCGTGATTCGCTCCCTCTTCCACCTGTATGAGCCATTCAGCTCACGTGTCTCCCTGAACCCTGCCCTCCCAGAGTCCACGCCCACCACGCTACTCAACTCCAAGGTAAAGAACCAAGATGGCGCCAAGCAGGGAAACAGGCTAGTGGTTTCCAAAGAACTATTTGGTTTGTGGAGTTTGAAGTTCTCGCCTTCTTATTTGTATCCTGAGAGGGTCTGGGTACCTGATCTGTGCTGTAACTCACTAATCCTGCTCCATCAAATCCTGCCATTAATGTCCACTTGAACTTGTGcatcaaatccaatgttattggtcagacacgtgtttagcagatgttttgcCTGTCTAGCAAAatgttgtgtttctagttccaacagtgcagtaatatctaacaagaatatctaacaatttcacaacaatacacacacatctaaataaagaaatggagttaagaatatataaatatttgaacGAGCAATGCCAGAGTGGCATAGGCTAAGAtactttttattgatttatttattatttcacctttatttaaccaggtaggtaagttgagaacacattctcatttagaattgcgacctggccaagataaagtagaTCGGGCAgggagatacagtatatacatatgagatgagtaatgcaaaatatgtaaacattatattaagtggctagtgatccatttctaaaagtggccattgatttctagtctatgtctataggcagcagcctctactgtgttagtgatggctgtttaacagtctgatggccttgagatagaagctgtttttcagtctctcagtccctgctttgatgcacctgtactgacctcgccttctggatgatagcggggtgaacaggcagtggctcgggtggttgttgtccttgatgatctttttggtcttcctgtaacatcgggtgctgtaggtgtcctggagggcaggtagtttgcccccggtgatgcgttgtgcagacctcactaccctctggagagccttacggttgtgggcggagcagttgccgtaccaggcagtgatacagcccgataggatgctctcaattgtgcatctgtaaatgttttaggtgccaagacaaatttctttagcctcctgaggttgaagaggcgctgttgcaccttcaccacactacactgtctgtgtgggtggaccatttcagattgtgagtgatgtgtacgctgaggaacttgaagctttccaccttctccactgcagtcccatcgatgtggatgggggggggggtgctccctctgctgtttcctgaagtccacgatccgctcctttgttttgttgagggaaaggttattttcctggcaccactcctccgccagggccttcacctccctgtgtgctgtctcgtcgttgttggttatcaagtttactactgttgtgtcgtctgcaaacttgatgattgagttggaggcgtgcatggccgcgcagtcatgggtgaacagggagtacaggagggggctgagcacacacccttctgggaccccaatgttgaggatcagtgaagtggaggtgttgtttcctaccttcaccacctgggggcgccccatGCTAAGTAAAGTTTTACCCGATTTCTCCTCTGCAGTGTCTGCTGTTCTGGGTCAATAAGGTTGTGGGTACTCGACCTGATCCTATGTGGGAGTTCAACTTCAAGTTTGTGAAGCCGGTATGTATTCATGCCGAACTGTCTGAAGGACACTAGTGAAGCATGTTTACTTTACAATTAAAATGTTTGATTTCAAATTCAATCAGGGGTATGGTAGTTTCTATATGTTTCTATATGTTTCTGTCTCCCTCCACTAGGCGGTGAGGTGTAAGGGTGGTAATGCCACCCGGGGTCTGCTGTTGCCCCGTCAGTATGAGGATGTCAATGCTAACCCAGACTCAGACTGCTACTTGCTGCAGGTCACCACCCTGAACTTCATCTTTACCTCCGTCGTCATGGGGATGACCCTCGCCCTGGTCAGTACACCACTCTCCCTGGCTTTCACACTGAATTGACTCTGTCTCCATCCATGAAGTTGcattgttaaaggcccagtgtagtcaaatcagtttttcctgtgttttgtgtcatattgtacaacagctgatgaaaggAAGACTTTAAAAGGGGGAACAAATGTGGTCAGTGTCATTTCCTGATTGttgttggttgaaaatacaattgaCACCTTCTAATCAGCAAGTTTTACATGGGTAGAGTTTTGGCTtggctggtgacatcaccagacgGTATAAGTTAATAAACCAACAAAGAGTTTCAGTCCTCTGCCAATAGTGGCTAGTTGTCAGGTTACAGATCCCTTCCTTTAGGCCCCTCACTCAAATTGTTGCTTGAGAAATCGTTTTTTGCAATAAAGTGATTTGTTTCTTTTTTGCGATTTCTTTGAAAAGCGACTACAGTTAGATACTCAATGGTTACctagaaatgatttaatattgagataaaagAACAGCTACTTTGGGCCTTTTTAAAATCCCATTAAAATCCCATTATAGTTAGAACCATTATGTGGTTGTAACTCGTAGAGTGGGCCTGTTTTTAGGATAGGCAAACCTGTGTCTCCGGTCTGTctaacccactctctctctgttcccttccCAGTTCAACATCAACGTGAGCACGGACATGCGTCACCACCGAGTGCGCCTGGTATTCCAGGACTCTCCCCCCCagcgggggaggaggggggagcagGGGGGGACACAGGTGGTGCTGGATCCTGTACACAGCGTGAGACTCATGGACTGGTGGCATCCGCAGTACCCTTCCTCCCCCTATATCTAAAACCCATGTCTCATCACGTGTAGAACCCTCTTACTatcccacacacacattacaccccTTTACTCCTAAAACCCTGACTGTACCGTCTGCCCGGACACCTAGAACACCCAGTATCCCCTTACACCAGAACCCATCCACATTACCCTGCCTCCCTGTACAGCCAGAACCTTGCTTCAGCTCAACCTCCTACAGCCCCAGACACAAAACACCTACCTCCTCAGTACCCTGGCTCTCCAGAGACAACCCCTCAATACCTTCCAATCCCCTCACTTTGTCTACCCTCAGACCACCCTACAAGTTTATGTTGAACAGATGCAGAGACAATGTCATTGCTTTTAATATTTCCTCCTTTCTGTAACTGCTAAATCTTAGTTTAAGGCCATTTTTAAACGGGAGACTTTTGATTTTACATTTTGGTTTGACTTTAATTCTAGGGTCCAAAATTATGATTTTCTGCTTGtgtaattgtattttatttgatacctGTAATCATTGGTACTTTGTAAACCCCTACACCTCCTCATGAAGGCTATAATGGGAGCAGCATTTTATTTCCTGCTTATGTCTGTTAGAATGTTTCTGATTTGGGTTTATGAACACAAGGCCAGTCTTGTGTTCTATAATGATCAGTAGAAGCATGCCAATCTTGCTTAATTTGTAACGAGGGCGGTATTTGAAGAATCAACGTGTAATACCCACAGGAGACCGGATGGCAGCTCTGTTCTACTGTTCACTCATCGTCCAATCAAAATGACCTTTAGAACATTAATGTTTGATTTTAGTGTGAATATAGAAGTTTGTTATCgtatgtagtagaaagcaaaGCTTTTTGTTGATGATCAGACCTGAAATTGCTTCATTGTAAATTAATGTATAGCTGGTTGACCTTGTTAGGGACGTATGTATGTTTGGCTGTGAGAGCCAACCATCATTTCAGCCCCCATGTAAAGCCTGTGGATGCTGTCTGATTGTTTGGTCAACCTCCTGTACTGAAATACAACTGGAAAGAACCCCCTCCATTTTGTAAGATTTTGTTTTTACAGATTTAATAAGACAATAGACATCAACTTAACATTTCCACCGACATAGATCCACCAAACTAGACGTGGCATTTGCAAAGACTAAATAGAACCCCCTACATGCTGTGCTGTATTTATCAGTACAAATTAGGTTTCCTACTTCAAATGTGAATGTGGATATACAGCTTGAGGGGTAAACAAATGAGTAAATGAATACAGTACTTAGTCCTATGTGTTTCCTTGACAATAGTGCCCTCTAGTGGTCAACTAAGAACATGGAAAGTGTCAACTTTGAAGCACAATGAGAAGGTTGCTTGTACATTGATTTGATAGATTTTTGGGTAAAACAATTTAAACATAAAAGTACAAAGAAATTCCAGAGGATCACACAGGTagtgtagtggttagagcgttgggccagtaaccagcaggtagcctagtggttagagcgttgggccagtaaccagcaggtagcctagtggttagagcgttgggccagtaaccagcaggtaacctagtggttagagcgttgggccagtaaccagcaggtagcctagtggttagagcgttggggccaAGTTAACAGCGAGGTGAGCTACGTGGTAGAGGCgtgtgggccagtaaccagcaggtagcctgagtggttagagcgttggccagtaaccagcaggtagcctagtggttagagcgttgggccagtaaccagcaggtagcgctagtggttagagcggttgGGCAGTACCAGCAGGtagctctagtggttagagcgttgggccagtaaccagcaggtagcctagtggggttagagcgttgggccagtaaccagcagcagggtagcctagtggttagagcgttggcgcagtaaccagcaggtagcctagtggttagagcgttgggccagtaaccagcaggtgcagctagtggttagagcgttgggccagtaaccagcaggtagctagtggttagacgcgttggccagtaaccagcaggtgcctagtggttagaggcgttgggccagtaaccagcaggtagcctagtggttagaggcgttgGCCAGTAcccagccaggtagcctagtgtttagagcgttgggctcaGACCAGCAGTGTAGGTTAGTGTTGGTGTCATTAGTACCagcgaggtagcctagtggttagagcgttgggccagtaaccagcaggtagcctagtggttagaacgttggccagtaaccagcaggtagcctactggttatagcgttgggccagtaaccagcaggtagcctagtggttagaggcgttgggccagtaaccagcaggtagcctagtggttagagcgttgggccagtaacagcaggtagctagtgtttaggcgttggccagtaaccagcaggtagcctagtggttaacgttgggccagtaaccagcaggtgcctagtggttagctgttgggccagtaaccagcaggtaggttAGTGTTGGTTCATTAACCAGCAGGTCTAgtgtgttagagcgttgggccagtaaccgcaggtagctagtggttagaacgttgggccagtaccagcaggtagcctgtggttggagcgttgggccagtaaccagccagTGTACCTAGCTGGTTAgcgagttgggccagtaacagcaggtagcagggttaagcgttgggccagtaacgcaGCAGGTAGCCCTATTGTAagagcgttggcccagtaaccgcacaggtagcctagtggttagagcgttgggccagtaaccagcaggtactaTTGAGAGCGTTGGCGAGTAAcctcagcaggtagcctagttggttagagcgttgggccagtaaccagcaggtagcctagtggttagagcgttggccagtaaccagcaggtcaGCGCTAAGTGGTGTAGAGCGTTGGCCTAGTAACGCACGCAGGTTAGCCTGAGTGGTTATGAGCGTTGGCCAGTCAGCAGCAGggcctagcctagtggttagagcgttgggcagtaacagcaggtagcctagtgggttaagaagttgggccagtaacccagtCATGTGGCCTAAGTGGGTGTTAGCTGTGTGGGTCCAGTAGCACAGGTTAGAGTGGTTAGGTTGGCCATGTAACCCAaccgcaggtagcctagcgtgagtttagagcgttgggccagtaccaGCAGCGGGTAGAcggacagcaggtagcctagtggttagacgggGGCCAGTAAccagaggtagcctagtggtagacgttgggccagtaaccagcaggtagcctagtggttagagcgttgggccatataccagcaggtagcctagtggttagaagcgttgggccagtaaccagcaggtacgagctggttagagcgttggggccaGGTAACCAGCCAGGGTAGCTATGGTTAggcggttgggccagtaaccagcaggtagcctagtggttagagcgttgggccagtaaccagcaggtagcctagtggttagagcgttgggcgtaaccagcaggtagcctagtggttaagcgttgggccagtaaccagcaggtagcctatggttagagcgtCTGGCGccgtaaccagcaggtagcctagtgttagagcgttgggccagtaaccgcagcagtagcctagtggttagagcgttgggccagtaaccagcaggtagcctggtggttaaggcgttgggccagtaaccacagagcctagtggttagagcgttgggccagtaaccagccagtagcctagtggttagagcgttgggccagtaaccagcaggtagcctagtggttgaacgttcgggccagtaaccagcaggtagcctagtggttagaggttcgGGCCAGTAACAGAGGTAGGGTAGTGGTTAGAGGCATtgataaccagcaggtagcctagtggttagagcgttgggccagtaacaccaggtagcctgtggttagagtgtgggccagtaccagcaggtagcctagtggttagagcgttgggccagtaaccagcaggtagcctagtggttagagcgttgggccagtaaccagcaggtagccgagtggttagtagcgttggccagtaacagcaggtagcctagtggttagagcgttgggccagtaaccagcaggtagcctagtggttagaataggcgttgggccagtaaccagcaggtagcctagtggttagacgttGGGCCCAGTAccagcaggtacctagtggttagagcgttggcagtaaccagcaggtagcctaggtggttagagcgttggccagtaccagcaggtagcctagtggttagacgttgggccagtaaaccagcaggtagcctacgtGGTTAGAATGCTTGCGCCAGTacaccagcaggtagcctagtgttagagcgtgatgggccagtaaccagcaggtagccagtAGTGGTtagaagcgttgggccagtaaccagcatggtagcctagtggtagtgttgggccagtaaccagcaggtaggttAGTGTTCGGTGTTTCATAGTACCGCGCagtagccagtggttagagcgttgggccagtaaccagcaggtagcctagtggttagagcgttgggccagtaccaggcagtgtagcctagtggttagcaagcgtttgggccagtaaccagcaggtagcctatgtggTTAGGTTGGGCAGTAACAGCGGTAAGTTACGGTTGGTGTCattaacagcaggtagcctagtggttagagcgttggccagtaaccagcaggtagcctagtggttagacgttGGCCAGTaagccagcaggtagcctagtggttagagcgttgggccagtaaccagcaggtagcctagtggttagagcgttgggccagtaaccagcagtgtagcctagtggttagagcgttggccgagtaaccagcaggtagcctagtggttagagcgttgggccagtaaccagcggtagcctggtggttagagcgttgggccagtaaccagcaggtagcctagtggttagagcgttgggccaagtaaccagcaggtagcgcTGTGCGTTAGGGCGTTGGGCAGCAGTAAACTAGcagcgcaggtagcctagtggttagaacgttggggccagtaacagcaggtagcctagtggttagagttgggccagtaaccagcaggatGAGGTACGTGGGTTCTAACCAGCAGTAGCTAGTGttgagagcgttgggccagtaaccagcaggtagcctagtggttagacggttgggcagtaaccagcaggtagcctagtggttagagcgttgggccagtaaccagcaggtagcctagtggttagagcgttgggccagtaaccagcaggtagcctagtggttagagcgttggcctcaAGTCCAGCAGtgagcctggtggttagagcgttggccagtaacagcaggtagcctggtggttagatgcgttgggccagtaaccacgCATGTAGCCTgtgtgtttagagcgttgggccagtaaccagcaggtagcctagtggttagagcgttgggccagtaaccagcaggtagcctagtggtctagagcgttgggccagtaaccagcagggagcctagtggttaggcgtTGGGCCAGGtacgcagcaggtagcctagtggttagagcgttgggccagtaacagcagcgtagcctcgggtggttagagcgttgggcagtaaccagcaggtagccgtAGTGGTTTGAGCgggtgggccagtaaccagcaggtagcctaggtggttagagcgttgggccatgaACGCAGCAAGGTAccatggttagagcgttgggcagtaaccagcaggtagcctagtggttagagttggcgccagtaaccagcaggtagcc
This window contains:
- the LOC112072129 gene encoding transmembrane protein 183A, which codes for MPKKGNRKRLKFRAGDVCSESVTVADFANADPAVVKSGRVKKAVANAIEKEVKMLCGLEGSQGSVQEVFSSASTLTGDTLESSDDLDLGEDGENEAKQARKKKNKRRKECSECSDGEDYTVDIWLVLASYIRPEDVCTFALICRNAWTVTCTAAFWTRLYRRHYSLDTHLPFRLQPDSIARKRCLRARVIRSLFHLYEPFSSRVSLNPALPESTPTTLLNSKCLLFWVNKVVGTRPDPMWEFNFKFVKPAVRCKGGNATRGLLLPRQYEDVNANPDSDCYLLQVTTLNFIFTSVVMGMTLALFNINVSTDMRHHRVRLVFQDSPPQRGRRGEQGGTQVVLDPVHSVRLMDWWHPQYPSSPYI